Proteins encoded together in one Quercus lobata isolate SW786 chromosome 3, ValleyOak3.0 Primary Assembly, whole genome shotgun sequence window:
- the LOC115980249 gene encoding uncharacterized protein LOC115980249 produces MGGDPSRRNQNLYCTYHRDKGHTTEQCRVLKDHLGQLVKAGHLKEFVLDSGDRVAVQDTRQRGNPLPPLVGVIEVIHAAPEGLITGRRKEVLTVVPIESRSEVQSLEKKMKFAREPIAFDDDDLEGTIQPHDDALVVTTRISGFLVKRVMVDQGRGANEVYPDLFRGLELKKENLLKHTSPLVGFDGKVVIPEGQISLPVIMEGKEVVVTFTIVTSFSPYMEILGRSWIHSMGAVPSTLRVKIKFPTEQCIAMIRGDQQVARQCLITVVNWKWGNQVNQGEQPNNSERQGERAVRTGAGWEGRSIPKGPFIAITGALRRNGG; encoded by the coding sequence ATGGGAGGGGACCCATCTAGAAGGAATCAGAATTTGTACTGCACCTATCACCGGGACAAAGGTCACACTACTGAACAGTGCCGGGTGTTGAAGGATCACCTCGGGCAATTGGTTAAGGCCGGGCATTTAAAGGAATTTGTGTTGGACTCGGGGGACAGAGTTGCGGTTCAAGATACTCGGCAAAGGGGGAACCCTCTTCCACCCCTTGTAGGGGTGATTGAAGTTATCCATGCTGCCCCGGAAGGGCTCATTACgggaagaaggaaagaagtgtTGACTGTAGTACCAATAGAAAGTCGCTCGGAAGTACAGTCgctagagaagaaaatgaagtttgCACGGGAGCCTATCGCATTTGACGATGACGATTTGGAGGGAACAATCCAACCACATGATGACGCATTAGTGGTCACGACTCGGATAAGTGGCTTCTTGGTAAAAAGGGTAATGGTAGACCAAGGACGCGGGGCCAACGAAGTGTATCCAGATCTATTCAGGGGGCTCGAACTGAAGAAGGAGAACCTTTTGAAGCACACTTCACCCTTGGTTGGGTTCGATGGTAAGGTAGTAATTCCGGAAGGGCAAATTTCACTTCCCGTAATTATGGAAGGGAAGGAGGTAGTAGTAACATTTACAATAGTAACTTCATTTTCTCCGTATATGGAGATTCTAGGAAGGTCGTGGATCCATTCAATGGGGGCTGTCCCATCTACCCTACGTGTAAAAATCAAGTTCCCAACCGAGCAGTGCATTGCCATGATAAGGGGAGACCAGCAAGTGGCAAGACAGTGCCTTATTACCGTAGTTAATTGGAAGTGGGGGAATCAAGTCAATCAAGGAGAACAACCAAATAATAGTGAGAGACAAGGAGAAAGGGCAGTTCGAACAGGAGCAGGTTGGGAGGGAAGATCCATCCCAAAGGGTCCCTTTATAGCAATCACAGGAGCCCTGAGAAGGAATGGGGGCTAG
- the LOC115982634 gene encoding polygalacturonase At1g48100-like, translating into MILPRILILVFLFSSCVSFPLIQDKLNSYTKQKHLHTISRISLPPDPAPEAVSPSYNVDSASNITTFNVQSFGAIGDGVTDDTQAFKMAWDTACQAEKSGILLVPEGYSFMIQSTIFTGPCKSGITFQIDGTIMPPDGPDSWPLTSSKKQWLVFYRINGMSLQGGGVIDGRGEKWWNLPCKPHKAPNGKTLPSVCDSPVAIRFFMSSNLTVQGLEVKNSPKFHLRFDVCQDVDIELLNINSPAQSPNTDGIHIENTKNVKIYNSVISNGDDCVSIGAGCYNVDIRNITCGPSHGISIGSLGLRNSRACVSNITVSDSVIRHSDNGVRIKTWQGGLGSVSKVTFHNIYMDTVRNPIIIDQYYCLTKNCPNQTSAVSISDILYSNIKGTYDVRSPPMRFACSDSFPCTNLTLSEVELLPIKAQVVSNPFCWNAYGTMQTLTIPPVFCLLEGMPQPMQQSDSAGC; encoded by the exons ATGATACTCCCTAGGATTCTCattcttgttttccttttctcatCATGTGTCTCTTTTCCTCTAATTCAAGACAAACTGAATAGTTACACAAAACAGAAGCATTTGCACACAATATCAAGAATTTCATTACCACCTGATCCTGCACCTGAGGCGGTTAGCCCAAGTTACAATGTGGATTCTGCTAGTAATATAACTACTTTCAATGTACAATCTTTTGGTGCCATTGGGGATGGTGTCACTGATGACACACAGGCATTCAAAATGGCCTGGGACACTGCTTGCCAAGCTGAAAAATCAGGAATTCTTCTTGTTCCTGAGGGTTATTCCTTCATGATACAATCTACAATATTCACAGGCCCTTGCAAATCCGGCATCACGTTTCAG ATTGATGGGACTATTATGCCACCGGATGGACCCGATTCATGGCCACTAACAAGTAGTAAGAAACAATGGCTGGTTTTCTATAGAATCAATGGAATGTCATTGCAAGGGGGTGGTGTCATAGATGGCAGAGGAGAGAAATGGTGGAATCTTCCATGCAAACCACACAAA GCACCTAATGGGAAAACACTGCCTAGTGTTTGTGATAGCCCAGTT GCCATAAGATTCTTCATGAGTTCCAATTTGACAGTCCAAGGACTTGAAGTTAAGAACAGCCCCAAATTTCATTTACGGTTTGACGTTTGTCAAGACGTCGATATAGAGTTGCTCAACATAAACTCACCTGCTCAAAGTCCCAACACCGATGGAATTCACATCGAGAAcacaaaaaatgtcaaaatatataattcagTTATATCCAATG GTGATGACTGTGTATCAATTGGAGCTGGTTGTTATAATGTAGATATAAGGAACATAACTTGCGGTCCAAGTCATGGAATAAG TATTGGCAGCCTAGGCCTTCGAAACTCCCGGGCATGTGTTTCTAACATCACAGTGAGTGATTCGGTCATCAGGCATTCAGATAATGGTGTTAGGATCAAAACTTGGCAGGGTGGATTAGGTTCTGTATCTAAAGTGACATTCCATAACATATACATGGACACCGTCCGAAACCCAATTATCATAGACCAATACTACTGCCTCACCAAGAATTGTCCCAACCAAACCTCTGCAGTTTCCATTTCTGATATCTTGTACTCAAACATAAAAGGCACATATGATGTAAGAAGCCCTCCAATGCGTTTTGCTTGCAGTGACTCTTTCCCATGCACAAACCTCACACTTTCTGAAGTGGAACTACTTCCTATCAAAGCACAAGTTGTGTCAAACCCATTTTGCTGGAATGCTTATGGGACTATGCAGACACTTACTATTCCACCAGTTTTCTGCTTGTTGGAGGGAATGCCACAACCAATGCAACAGAGTGATTCTGCTGGGTGTTAA